The following proteins are co-located in the Lacticaseibacillus paracasei subsp. paracasei genome:
- a CDS encoding DUF441 domain-containing protein, which translates to MESWLFLLGILAIAIVGKNKSLIIGVSAVMVLKLIPQTQNFLKLLQTQGINWGVTVISAAIMVPIATGEIGFKELLNVIKSPAGWIAIGCGVLVAVLSAKGVGLLAMSPEMTVALVFGTIIGVVFLKGIAAGPVIASGLTYVILTVFNLVPGH; encoded by the coding sequence GTGGAGAGTTGGCTTTTTTTACTAGGTATTTTAGCAATTGCAATTGTCGGCAAAAATAAAAGCCTGATAATTGGGGTCAGTGCTGTGATGGTTCTCAAGCTGATCCCGCAAACTCAAAACTTTTTGAAATTGCTTCAGACGCAAGGGATCAATTGGGGCGTGACTGTGATTTCAGCCGCTATCATGGTGCCAATTGCAACGGGTGAGATCGGCTTTAAAGAGCTTCTTAATGTCATTAAAAGTCCGGCTGGCTGGATTGCGATCGGGTGCGGCGTTTTAGTCGCTGTTTTGTCGGCAAAGGGTGTCGGTCTGCTGGCAATGAGCCCGGAAATGACTGTGGCATTGGTTTTTGGCACAATTATTGGCGTCGTGTTCTTAAAGGGCATTGCGGCTGGACCGGTGATCGCCAGTGGCCTCACCTATGTTATCTTGACCGTTTTTAATCTTGTTCCTGGACATTAA
- a CDS encoding CvfB family protein, with amino-acid sequence MNFNGSIVTAQVTDHNDTEVFAQHDGVTLAIDRSELAELPEVGSDVEGFAYENKQGQARLTTKVPTVGRDHYAFAKVVEVRKDLGVFVNIGLPDKDIVVSEDQLPEISRLWPQKGDQLMVALTVDKKDRMWGNLADESIIHAVANRAKPEQMNADVTATAYRLKMAGTRVLTDDFYLGFIHPSERDAEPRLGQILHARVIGVSANGELNLSLKPRAYQAIGDDAGMILAVLQHDPSGKIAYTDKSDPEAIKQTFGISKGAFKRALGHLLKAGLVKEEAGYTILTAAAKASRE; translated from the coding sequence ATGAATTTTAATGGCAGTATTGTCACCGCACAAGTGACGGATCACAATGACACGGAAGTCTTTGCTCAGCATGATGGCGTCACTTTGGCCATTGATCGCAGTGAGTTGGCTGAACTTCCAGAAGTTGGCAGTGATGTTGAGGGTTTTGCCTATGAAAATAAGCAAGGGCAGGCTCGGTTAACCACAAAAGTTCCGACAGTTGGCCGCGACCATTACGCTTTTGCGAAAGTAGTCGAAGTGCGTAAGGATCTTGGGGTATTTGTGAACATCGGCTTACCAGACAAAGATATTGTGGTTAGTGAAGACCAGTTACCTGAAATCAGCCGTTTATGGCCGCAAAAAGGCGATCAATTAATGGTTGCCTTAACAGTCGACAAAAAAGACCGGATGTGGGGCAATCTGGCTGATGAAAGTATCATCCACGCGGTTGCAAATCGCGCGAAGCCTGAGCAGATGAATGCTGATGTTACTGCCACGGCTTATCGGTTGAAGATGGCTGGAACGCGTGTCTTGACCGATGATTTTTATTTGGGTTTTATCCATCCAAGTGAGCGCGATGCTGAACCGCGACTTGGGCAAATTTTGCATGCTCGCGTGATCGGGGTTAGTGCCAATGGCGAGCTGAATTTGTCGCTAAAACCACGTGCCTATCAGGCCATCGGTGATGATGCTGGCATGATCTTGGCAGTTTTGCAGCATGATCCTTCAGGAAAAATTGCTTATACGGATAAGAGCGATCCTGAAGCGATTAAGCAAACCTTTGGCATCAGTAAAGGCGCCTTTAAGCGCGCACTGGGCCATTTGTTGAAGGCTGGCTTAGTGAAAGAGGAAGCTGGGTATACGATTTTGACGGCCGCAGCCAAGGCGTCTCGGGAGTAA
- the pyk gene encoding pyruvate kinase yields MKKTKIVSTLGPASNTTDIIVKLIEAGANVFRFNFSHGDHEEHLARMNMVHEAEKITGKTVGIMLDTKGAEIRTTLEDTPNGKIDFHTGDKVRISMDASLKGTKEKVAVTYPGLYDDTHVGGHVLFDDGLIDMKITEKDEKNRELVTVVQNDGVLGGKKGVNAPGVAINLPGITEKDSDDIRFGLDNGINFIAASFVRKPQDVLDIRELLEEKNALNVQIFPKIESQEGIDNIDDILKVSDGLMVARGDMGVEIPFEHVPIVQKRLIKKCNSLGKPVITATQMLDSMQENPRPTRAEVNDVANAVFDGTDATMLSGESANGDYPVESVAAMARIDEYTEAAMMDQDAFALKEYSNKNVTEAVGQSVAHTARNLGVKTIVAATESGYTARMISKYRPKADILAITFSEKTQRGLMVNWGVYPIIAEKPANTDAMFDLATKKAQDLGFAKEGDLILITAGVPVGESGTTNVMKVQLIGSKLVQGSGVGDESTIGKAVIASNAQEAAAKMQKGDILVVKTTDKDYLPAIEKAAALVVETGGLTSHAAVVGIAMGIPVVVGAENATSVISDGQIITVDSRRGIIYKGATNAL; encoded by the coding sequence ATGAAAAAAACCAAGATCGTCAGCACGCTTGGACCTGCAAGTAACACCACTGATATCATCGTTAAGTTGATTGAAGCGGGTGCCAACGTTTTCCGTTTCAATTTCTCACATGGTGATCATGAAGAGCATTTGGCACGGATGAACATGGTTCACGAAGCTGAAAAGATCACGGGTAAGACCGTTGGTATCATGCTGGATACGAAGGGTGCCGAAATTCGGACAACTCTTGAAGATACCCCGAATGGTAAGATCGATTTTCACACCGGTGACAAAGTTCGCATCTCCATGGATGCAAGTCTGAAAGGCACCAAGGAAAAAGTTGCTGTTACCTATCCTGGCCTTTATGATGACACTCACGTTGGCGGCCATGTTTTGTTTGATGATGGCTTGATTGACATGAAGATCACCGAAAAGGACGAAAAGAACCGTGAACTCGTTACCGTTGTTCAAAACGACGGTGTCCTTGGTGGTAAGAAGGGTGTCAACGCTCCTGGTGTTGCCATCAACTTGCCTGGGATTACGGAAAAAGACTCCGATGACATTCGTTTCGGCTTGGACAACGGGATCAACTTCATTGCTGCTTCCTTTGTTCGTAAGCCTCAAGACGTTTTAGACATTCGTGAACTCCTTGAAGAAAAGAACGCACTTAATGTTCAGATCTTCCCTAAGATCGAATCACAAGAAGGCATCGACAACATTGATGACATCTTGAAGGTTTCCGATGGCTTAATGGTTGCTCGTGGCGACATGGGTGTTGAAATTCCATTTGAACATGTTCCGATCGTTCAAAAGCGCTTGATCAAGAAGTGCAACTCTTTGGGTAAGCCGGTTATCACGGCTACACAAATGTTGGATTCCATGCAAGAAAACCCACGTCCTACCCGTGCCGAAGTAAACGACGTTGCCAATGCCGTGTTTGATGGCACCGATGCAACGATGCTTTCTGGCGAATCTGCTAATGGTGACTATCCGGTTGAATCCGTTGCTGCAATGGCTCGGATTGACGAATACACCGAAGCAGCGATGATGGATCAGGATGCCTTCGCATTGAAGGAATACAGTAACAAGAACGTCACCGAAGCTGTTGGCCAAAGTGTTGCACACACGGCTCGCAACTTAGGGGTTAAGACCATTGTTGCTGCGACCGAATCCGGCTACACTGCCCGCATGATTTCCAAGTATCGTCCGAAGGCTGACATTCTTGCCATTACCTTCAGCGAAAAGACCCAACGCGGCCTGATGGTCAACTGGGGCGTTTACCCAATCATTGCTGAAAAGCCTGCTAACACCGATGCTATGTTCGACTTGGCAACCAAGAAGGCCCAAGACCTTGGCTTTGCTAAGGAAGGCGATCTGATCTTGATCACTGCCGGTGTTCCTGTTGGTGAATCTGGCACAACCAACGTGATGAAGGTTCAACTCATTGGCTCCAAGCTGGTTCAAGGCTCAGGTGTCGGCGACGAATCCACGATTGGTAAGGCAGTCATCGCAAGCAATGCTCAAGAAGCTGCTGCTAAGATGCAAAAGGGTGACATTCTGGTTGTTAAGACGACTGACAAAGATTATTTGCCAGCAATCGAAAAAGCAGCTGCCTTGGTTGTTGAAACCGGTGGCTTGACCAGTCACGCAGCTGTTGTTGGTATTGCTATGGGTATCCCAGTTGTTGTTGGTGCTGAAAATGCTACCAGCGTCATCTCCGATGGCCAGATCATTACTGTTGACTCCCGTCGTGGGATCATCTACAAAGGTGCTACCAACGCCCTTTAA